One genomic segment of Microbacterium sp. ProA8 includes these proteins:
- a CDS encoding ATP-dependent DNA helicase — MSARVIAAALGQFPPTDEQTAVIEAPLAPALVVAGAGSGKTETMAARVVWLVANGIVRRDEVLGLTFTRKAAGELAERIQKRLARLAEFERHGLLPALPGLAEAGALDAFGDLERSGIDGARATAERRRLLETLARAVDATPQDSSEDALLHRPTVSTYNSFADQIVREHALRIGRDAEAAVLSESAAWLLMRRVVFASDDPRLEERGEAVRSIVDAALRIARDGVDNLVDFDALAAFPERFRGVRELPSTNRRTTVYADVADAVDRVEALALLADLAREYAAEKLRLGVIDFSDQVAGALEVVASHPAVADELRDRYRVVLLDEYQDTSVAQTDLLAALFAGTGVMAVGDPHQAIYGWRGASAGNLGGFADAFAPGTHCAQYALLTSWRNSASVLTAANAVLAPLAASAGAVAVQELRARPGAPAGVVELGFDSDLDTEADRVAEWFARVRAERAQEGRSTTGAILFRSKKHMVRFGDALGRRGIPHRILGLGGLLSTPEVVDVVCALRVISDPSAGSALIRLLSGPRWSIGLPDLRELAALSRRLARHDAALQPLAPEVVERIRGSAGDDDGSLVDALDFVLRQKPDHGWLAGFTPEARERLRDAASVFAGLRQASGMPIPELVRLIELELRLDIELAANESRGPARIASAQLRAFVDEVHAFLAADETGSLSSLLAWLDHAEQLDEFAPRTEPPEDDVVQLLTIHGSKGLEWDAVAVVRLVKDELPSAPRDTKAWLGFGVLPYAFRGDSAWLPALRWQSAQTQQELKEAIDAFVEANRNRQLEEDRRLAYVAVTRARDHLLLTGATWSGTKRPRTRSVFFTEIAEALGVALADDEAGDDPYQGARRVLQWPIDPLGGRREAVECAARAVHEAAASPLGELDPQAALLLAEREARRARPVHTAPTRIAASRYKEYVADLEGTLAGIARPMPERPFRQTRLGTLFHAWVEQRSGQSGLGGSLDDALWETDDDVSGGVASGSEASVEDATALAALRERFLASEWASRRPIEVETEIDFTTIGPDGLPHIVICKLDAVYRREDRGGRIEIVDWKTGVAPRTPAEKDERMLQLELYRQAYHAKHGVPLEEIDVTLYYVAEDVILRG; from the coding sequence CTGTCGGCGCGCGTCATCGCGGCGGCGCTGGGCCAGTTCCCGCCGACGGACGAGCAGACCGCGGTCATCGAGGCGCCGCTGGCCCCGGCGCTCGTCGTCGCCGGCGCGGGCAGCGGCAAGACGGAGACGATGGCCGCGCGCGTCGTCTGGCTGGTGGCGAACGGCATCGTCCGTCGCGACGAGGTGCTGGGGCTGACGTTCACCCGTAAGGCCGCCGGCGAGCTGGCGGAGCGCATCCAGAAGCGTCTGGCGCGCCTGGCCGAGTTCGAACGGCACGGTCTGCTGCCCGCGCTGCCCGGGCTCGCGGAGGCCGGTGCCCTCGACGCCTTCGGCGACCTCGAGCGCTCCGGCATCGACGGCGCGCGCGCGACCGCCGAGCGCCGGCGACTGCTCGAGACGCTCGCGCGAGCGGTCGACGCGACCCCTCAGGACTCGTCGGAAGACGCCCTGCTGCACCGGCCCACGGTGTCGACCTACAACAGCTTCGCCGACCAGATCGTGCGCGAGCACGCGCTCCGCATCGGACGGGATGCCGAGGCCGCCGTGCTCTCGGAATCCGCGGCGTGGCTCCTCATGCGCCGCGTCGTCTTCGCCTCCGACGATCCGCGCCTCGAAGAGCGCGGCGAAGCCGTGCGCTCCATCGTCGACGCGGCGCTGCGCATCGCCCGCGACGGCGTCGACAACCTCGTGGACTTCGACGCGCTCGCGGCGTTCCCCGAGCGCTTCCGCGGCGTCCGTGAGCTGCCGTCGACCAACCGGAGGACGACGGTCTACGCGGATGTCGCGGACGCCGTCGACCGCGTCGAGGCGCTCGCCCTCCTGGCGGACCTCGCCCGCGAGTACGCCGCCGAGAAGCTGCGGCTCGGGGTCATCGACTTCTCCGACCAGGTCGCCGGCGCGCTGGAGGTGGTCGCGAGTCACCCCGCGGTGGCCGACGAGCTGCGCGATCGCTACCGGGTGGTGCTCCTCGACGAGTATCAGGACACCTCGGTGGCCCAGACCGACCTGCTCGCCGCGCTCTTCGCGGGCACCGGCGTGATGGCCGTGGGCGATCCGCATCAGGCGATCTACGGCTGGCGCGGTGCGAGCGCCGGCAACCTCGGCGGTTTCGCCGACGCCTTCGCGCCCGGCACGCACTGCGCGCAGTACGCGCTCCTCACGAGCTGGCGCAACAGCGCGTCGGTGCTGACGGCGGCGAACGCCGTGCTCGCGCCGCTGGCGGCATCCGCGGGCGCAGTGGCCGTGCAGGAGCTCCGCGCGCGTCCCGGCGCACCGGCGGGTGTCGTCGAGCTCGGTTTCGATTCCGACCTCGACACCGAGGCCGATCGTGTCGCCGAGTGGTTCGCGCGCGTGCGGGCGGAGCGCGCGCAGGAGGGCCGCTCGACGACCGGGGCCATCCTCTTCCGCAGCAAGAAGCACATGGTCCGCTTCGGCGACGCGCTCGGGCGCCGCGGCATCCCGCACCGCATCCTCGGCCTCGGCGGCCTGCTCTCCACCCCCGAGGTGGTCGACGTGGTCTGTGCGCTGCGGGTGATCAGCGATCCGTCGGCGGGCTCGGCGCTCATCCGCCTCCTGTCGGGCCCGCGGTGGTCCATCGGCCTGCCGGATCTGCGCGAGCTCGCGGCGCTGTCCCGCCGGCTCGCGCGGCACGACGCCGCGCTCCAGCCGCTGGCGCCGGAAGTGGTCGAGCGCATCCGGGGGAGCGCCGGCGACGACGACGGCTCGCTTGTCGACGCGCTCGACTTCGTGCTGCGACAGAAGCCCGACCACGGCTGGCTGGCGGGCTTCACACCCGAGGCGCGTGAGCGGCTGCGCGACGCGGCATCCGTCTTCGCGGGACTCCGCCAGGCGAGCGGGATGCCGATCCCGGAGCTGGTGCGGCTGATCGAGCTGGAACTGCGGCTCGACATCGAGCTGGCGGCGAACGAGTCACGGGGGCCGGCGCGGATCGCGTCGGCGCAGCTGCGCGCGTTCGTCGACGAGGTGCACGCCTTCCTCGCCGCGGACGAGACCGGCTCGCTCTCGAGCCTGCTCGCGTGGCTCGACCACGCCGAGCAGCTCGACGAGTTCGCCCCGCGCACCGAGCCGCCCGAGGACGACGTCGTACAGCTGCTCACGATCCACGGGTCGAAGGGCCTCGAATGGGATGCGGTCGCGGTCGTGCGCCTCGTCAAGGACGAGCTGCCGAGCGCCCCGCGCGACACCAAGGCATGGCTCGGCTTCGGCGTGCTGCCCTACGCATTCCGCGGCGATTCGGCCTGGCTCCCCGCACTCCGCTGGCAGTCCGCGCAGACGCAGCAGGAGCTGAAGGAGGCGATCGACGCCTTCGTCGAGGCCAACCGCAACCGGCAGCTCGAGGAGGATCGCCGGCTCGCCTACGTGGCGGTGACGCGCGCGCGCGACCATCTGCTCCTCACCGGCGCGACGTGGTCGGGCACCAAGCGGCCCCGCACGCGCAGCGTGTTCTTCACTGAGATCGCCGAGGCGCTCGGCGTGGCGCTGGCCGACGACGAGGCCGGCGACGACCCCTACCAGGGAGCCCGCCGTGTGCTGCAGTGGCCGATCGACCCCCTCGGCGGCCGCCGCGAGGCGGTCGAGTGCGCGGCGCGCGCGGTGCACGAGGCTGCTGCGTCGCCCCTGGGCGAGCTGGATCCGCAGGCGGCTCTGCTGCTCGCCGAGCGCGAGGCGCGCCGCGCGCGTCCGGTGCACACCGCACCCACGCGCATCGCGGCCTCGCGGTACAAGGAGTACGTCGCCGACCTCGAGGGCACGCTGGCGGGCATCGCCCGACCGATGCCCGAGCGGCCCTTCCGACAGACGCGCCTCGGCACCCTCTTCCATGCGTGGGTCGAACAGCGCTCGGGGCAGTCAGGTCTCGGCGGCTCTCTCGACGATGCGCTGTGGGAGACCGACGATGACGTGTCCGGTGGCGTGGCATCGGGAAGCGAGGCGTCCGTCGAGGACGCGACGGCCCTCGCAGCGCTGCGCGAGCGGTTCCTCGCGTCCGAGTGGGCGTCGCGCCGGCCGATCGAGGTCGAGACCGAGATCGATTTCACGACGATCGGTCCCGACGGGTTGCCGCACATCGTCATCTGCAAGCTCGACGCCGTGTATCGGCGCGAGGACCGCGGCGGGCGGATCGAGATCGTCGACTGGAAGACGGGCGTCGCACCGCGGACACCCGCCGAGAAGGACGAGCGGATGCTGCAGCTCGAGCTCTACCGCCAGGCCTACCACGCGAAGCACGGCGTGCCGCTGGAGGAGATCGACGTCACGCTCTATTACGTCGCGGAGGACGTCATCCTCCGCGGTTGA
- a CDS encoding ferritin-like fold-containing protein yields MVKWFWERRDTGRKLQLRSRDELSGGDRVDFEELAPDIDTFLGQAAYLQLGFFETLTELIQTTPELGEKEAVSRAAGAALTKHEALVALIRERGDDPTEIMRPFREPLDGFRAATHGVRSQETMLSVHITAGMLDDFYLALSASYGDTGDRVARILQADDDRQAIVELIAETIASDPEWKSLLALWGRRLVGDTLLIARAALRPVSLGRAEEQKVEPVFTELMAAHSRRMDAMGLAA; encoded by the coding sequence ATGGTGAAGTGGTTCTGGGAGCGGCGCGACACGGGCCGCAAGCTCCAGCTGCGCTCGCGTGACGAGCTGAGCGGCGGCGATCGTGTCGACTTCGAAGAGCTGGCTCCCGACATCGATACGTTCCTCGGCCAGGCCGCCTATCTGCAGCTCGGATTCTTCGAGACGCTGACCGAGCTGATCCAGACCACTCCCGAGCTCGGCGAGAAGGAGGCGGTGTCGCGTGCTGCCGGCGCCGCGCTCACCAAGCACGAGGCGCTGGTCGCGCTGATCCGCGAGCGGGGCGACGACCCGACCGAGATCATGCGCCCGTTCCGGGAGCCGCTCGACGGCTTCCGCGCGGCCACGCACGGCGTCCGCTCGCAGGAGACCATGCTGTCGGTGCACATCACCGCGGGGATGCTCGACGACTTCTACCTCGCCCTGTCGGCGAGCTACGGCGACACCGGTGACCGTGTCGCCCGGATCCTCCAGGCCGACGACGACCGCCAGGCCATCGTCGAGCTGATCGCCGAGACCATCGCCAGCGACCCCGAGTGGAAGTCGCTGCTCGCGCTCTGGGGCCGCCGACTGGTGGGGGACACGCTGCTGATCGCGCGCGCGGCGCTGCGACCCGTGTCACTGGGACGCGCCGAGGAGCAGAAGGTCGAGCCGGTCTTCACCGAGCTCATGGCCGCCCACTCACGTCGCATGGACGCGATGGGCCTCGCCGCCTGA
- the nudC gene encoding NAD(+) diphosphatase, producing MTAPDSMSPPPLARPGFDRAAGERLVPGLVDALKSDAETRVLVIAGDAAPLAAPDALLWRSPDDVPAGAEWAFLGRHDDGGALLAAVFPSSEDELFSAPAGWAGLRSAGAALSAAEAGAFVAALSLGRWLLDAPFCPACGTRTILGDSGWSRRCPHCGRQHFPRTDPAVIVAITSAEDPDLLLLGSNALWGADRFSCFAGFVEAGESLEAAVRREVTEESGVAVGVVSYRGSQAWPYPRSLMVGFLAAAIDDAAAEADGDEIAAVRWFTRDEIGRALAGRGDVTLPGPASIAHRLIADWHAERA from the coding sequence ATGACGGCGCCCGACAGCATGAGCCCTCCTCCGCTGGCACGTCCCGGCTTCGACCGCGCCGCCGGGGAGCGTCTCGTTCCGGGTCTCGTCGATGCGCTGAAATCGGATGCCGAGACGCGCGTGCTCGTGATCGCAGGCGACGCCGCCCCGCTGGCCGCGCCGGACGCGCTGCTGTGGCGTTCTCCCGACGACGTGCCCGCCGGCGCCGAATGGGCCTTCCTCGGGCGGCACGATGACGGCGGTGCGCTGCTTGCGGCGGTGTTCCCGTCCTCGGAGGACGAGCTGTTCTCGGCGCCGGCAGGATGGGCGGGTCTGCGCTCGGCGGGGGCGGCATTGTCGGCGGCGGAGGCGGGTGCCTTCGTCGCGGCACTGAGCCTCGGACGGTGGCTGCTGGACGCCCCGTTCTGTCCCGCCTGCGGCACGCGGACGATCCTCGGCGACAGCGGGTGGTCGCGCCGGTGCCCGCACTGCGGACGCCAGCACTTCCCCCGCACGGATCCCGCGGTGATCGTGGCCATCACGAGCGCCGAGGACCCCGACCTCCTGCTTCTGGGGTCCAACGCGCTGTGGGGCGCCGACCGCTTCTCGTGCTTCGCGGGGTTCGTCGAGGCGGGGGAGTCGCTCGAGGCCGCCGTACGCCGGGAGGTCACCGAGGAGTCGGGCGTGGCCGTCGGCGTCGTCTCCTACCGCGGCTCGCAGGCATGGCCCTACCCCCGTTCGCTCATGGTCGGCTTCCTCGCCGCGGCGATCGACGACGCGGCGGCGGAGGCCGACGGCGACGAGATCGCGGCGGTGCGCTGGTTCACACGGGACGAGATCGGCCGAGCGCTGGCGGGCCGCGGTGACGTCACCCTGCCGGGTCCCGCCTCCATCGCGCACCGCCTCATCGCCGACTGGCACGCGGAGCGGGCATGA
- a CDS encoding ATP-dependent DNA helicase: protein MTSGSHDHATYAPDASQQAVLALPADASGVVVGAPGTGKTETLVARVAALVEAGVDPDTVLVLTPSRQTATALRDRLGLAVQVATTGPLARSVASYAFQIVRAHAVAVDADPPQLLTGGDEDQIIRDLLEGDEEDEAAGAPRWPDWLGAAIRGTAGFRTEVRTFLAECTTLGIGPARLRELGERHELPAWVALSSFFAEYLQVRDGMRGAHRDAAGLVREAVGLLRTAPAGSPAVDRVRVVLVDDAQELTLGGVELLEAVRARGGAVLAFGDPDVGSGSFRGATPENFARLASSLGAVQVLAGGHRGTPWQRDLVGRVTQRIGAVGVVAHRGAALDAEPDESVRVLSLRSTAEEYDAVARVLRERHVRDGVPWRDCAVIAHDTRQVAALEAELSAREVPARSAGPGRALGAVRPVADLLRLVELASRDDWSFEDVSAALVGTYGRLDVIELRRLRSALRHGELRRLLEAGAENADHAENAPAAETVERSGRDLVLSAMRQPLEFDLLDTREARRAGSLARTLQALREDLDRGATAHELLWTAWDRSGLARTWAELARGNGPLAEQAHRDLDALVALFQAAKRFVERSLDADPRVFVRSILDSGVAEDRLEAPTRDDSVRIMTPAGALGMEFDTVVVAGVQDGVWPNTRLRGSLLDTWRLADAATRADGETMGAFDRRRAAMHDELRLLARALSRATARLIVTAVDDDDTGPSVFFELLPDPEPFELDHPVSLRGLVARHRRTLTHQVGRAASAAGRPGTVTAGPAAGSAERAAGQLALLADAGVPGAAPREWYGVSAPTSTGPLRDLAREDIRVSPSRLHALEECELNWVIADLGGDPGGTTAGLGTIIHAALEHAAGHDEAALWAEVQSRWGELTFEAAWRDRAEQTRARDLVRRLHLYLRRFDDAGGTLIGAEPHFEVEIPLDDLPRTEEHPATAEEHRVILSGYIDRVELTPEGTVVILDLKTGKREPQTDAKVLDNPQLGAYQLAFESGAIPEVDGHASGGAKLLVLRPTATKSDYVTPWQPPFDDERRDAFLGRIRTAVTIMRGETFTAPYEEHCRDEHAYGLCRIHTVGAVSAS, encoded by the coding sequence GTGACCTCGGGCAGCCATGACCACGCGACATATGCGCCGGACGCGTCGCAGCAGGCCGTGCTGGCACTGCCGGCGGACGCGTCGGGCGTCGTCGTGGGGGCCCCCGGAACCGGCAAGACCGAGACGCTCGTCGCGCGCGTGGCGGCGCTGGTCGAGGCCGGCGTCGACCCCGACACCGTGCTCGTCCTCACGCCGTCGCGACAGACGGCGACGGCGTTGCGCGATCGCCTCGGGCTCGCCGTGCAGGTGGCGACGACCGGTCCGCTGGCGCGGTCGGTCGCCTCGTACGCGTTCCAGATCGTGCGGGCGCACGCGGTCGCCGTGGATGCCGACCCGCCCCAGCTGCTCACCGGCGGCGACGAGGACCAGATCATCCGCGACCTCCTCGAGGGCGACGAAGAGGACGAGGCCGCCGGCGCCCCGCGCTGGCCGGACTGGCTCGGCGCCGCGATCCGCGGCACCGCCGGCTTTCGCACCGAGGTGCGCACGTTCCTCGCCGAGTGCACGACGCTCGGCATTGGGCCCGCACGGCTGCGTGAGCTGGGCGAGCGGCACGAGCTGCCCGCGTGGGTCGCGCTGTCGTCCTTCTTCGCCGAGTACCTGCAGGTGCGAGACGGCATGCGCGGCGCGCACCGGGATGCCGCCGGGCTGGTCCGCGAGGCGGTCGGGCTGCTGCGCACCGCACCTGCCGGGAGCCCGGCCGTCGACCGGGTGCGGGTGGTGCTCGTCGATGACGCGCAGGAGCTGACCCTCGGCGGCGTGGAGCTGCTCGAGGCTGTTCGCGCCCGTGGCGGGGCCGTGCTCGCATTCGGCGACCCGGATGTCGGCTCCGGCTCGTTCCGCGGGGCGACGCCCGAGAACTTCGCGCGGCTGGCGTCGTCCCTCGGGGCGGTGCAGGTCCTCGCGGGCGGGCACCGCGGCACGCCGTGGCAGCGCGACCTCGTGGGGCGGGTGACCCAGCGGATCGGCGCCGTCGGCGTCGTCGCGCACCGCGGTGCCGCCCTCGATGCCGAACCAGACGAATCGGTGCGCGTGCTCAGCCTGCGCTCGACCGCGGAGGAGTACGACGCCGTCGCGCGGGTGCTGCGCGAGCGACACGTCCGCGACGGCGTGCCGTGGCGGGACTGCGCCGTGATCGCGCACGACACCCGCCAGGTGGCCGCGCTCGAGGCGGAGCTGTCGGCCAGAGAGGTGCCGGCGCGCTCGGCCGGGCCCGGCCGGGCGCTCGGCGCCGTGCGGCCGGTGGCAGACCTGCTGCGGCTCGTCGAACTCGCCTCCCGCGACGACTGGAGCTTCGAGGACGTGTCGGCGGCACTCGTGGGCACGTACGGGCGGCTCGACGTCATCGAGCTCCGTCGGCTGCGTTCGGCGCTGCGCCACGGCGAACTGCGCCGGCTGCTCGAGGCGGGCGCCGAGAATGCCGACCACGCGGAGAACGCGCCGGCCGCGGAGACGGTCGAGCGCTCCGGCCGCGACCTGGTGCTGTCGGCCATGCGGCAGCCGCTGGAGTTCGACCTGCTCGACACCCGGGAGGCGCGACGGGCGGGGTCGCTCGCGCGCACCCTCCAGGCGCTCCGCGAGGATCTCGACCGCGGTGCCACCGCGCATGAGCTGCTGTGGACGGCGTGGGATCGCAGCGGCCTCGCACGCACGTGGGCGGAGCTCGCACGGGGCAACGGTCCTCTCGCGGAGCAGGCTCATCGCGACCTGGACGCCCTGGTGGCGCTGTTCCAGGCGGCCAAGCGCTTCGTGGAGCGATCGCTCGACGCCGATCCGCGGGTCTTCGTGCGATCGATCCTCGACAGCGGCGTCGCCGAGGACCGGCTGGAGGCGCCGACGCGGGACGACAGCGTGCGCATCATGACGCCTGCGGGCGCCCTCGGCATGGAGTTCGACACGGTCGTCGTCGCGGGTGTGCAGGACGGCGTATGGCCGAACACCCGGCTGCGGGGGAGCCTCCTCGACACGTGGCGACTGGCGGATGCCGCCACCCGCGCCGACGGCGAGACGATGGGCGCCTTCGACCGCCGTCGCGCGGCGATGCACGACGAGCTGCGGCTGCTCGCGCGGGCGCTGTCCCGCGCCACCGCCCGGCTGATCGTGACGGCCGTGGACGACGACGACACAGGCCCCAGCGTCTTCTTCGAGCTGCTGCCCGACCCCGAGCCGTTCGAGCTCGACCACCCGGTGTCGCTGCGCGGGCTCGTCGCACGACACCGGCGCACGCTCACGCATCAGGTCGGGCGCGCGGCCTCGGCCGCCGGCCGCCCGGGAACGGTGACGGCGGGTCCGGCCGCGGGCTCGGCGGAACGCGCGGCCGGGCAGCTGGCACTCCTGGCGGATGCCGGGGTCCCCGGCGCGGCGCCCCGCGAGTGGTACGGCGTCTCGGCTCCCACCTCGACGGGCCCGCTGCGCGATCTGGCACGAGAGGACATCCGCGTCTCGCCGTCGCGCCTGCACGCCCTCGAGGAGTGCGAGCTCAACTGGGTCATCGCGGATCTCGGCGGCGACCCCGGCGGCACGACGGCGGGCCTGGGCACGATCATCCATGCCGCTCTGGAGCACGCGGCCGGGCACGACGAAGCCGCGCTCTGGGCCGAGGTCCAGTCGCGGTGGGGCGAGCTGACGTTCGAGGCCGCGTGGCGCGATCGCGCCGAGCAGACCCGGGCGCGGGACCTCGTGCGGCGCCTGCACCTCTATCTGCGCCGCTTCGACGACGCCGGCGGCACGCTGATCGGCGCGGAGCCGCACTTCGAGGTGGAGATCCCACTCGACGACCTCCCGCGCACAGAAGAACACCCTGCCACCGCCGAGGAGCACCGTGTGATCCTGTCGGGATACATCGACCGCGTCGAGCTCACTCCGGAGGGAACCGTCGTCATCCTGGATCTCAAGACCGGCAAGCGCGAACCGCAGACCGACGCCAAGGTGCTCGACAACCCTCAGCTGGGCGCGTACCAGCTGGCGTTCGAGTCGGGCGCGATCCCCGAAGTCGACGGACACGCCTCGGGCGGCGCGAAGCTCCTCGTCCTGCGCCCGACAGCGACGAAGTCCGACTACGTGACGCCGTGGCAGCCTCCCTTCGACGACGAACGTCGGGATGCATTCCTCGGCCGCATCCGCACCGCCGTGACGATCATGCGGGGCGAGACGTTCACCGCCCCCTACGAGGAGCACTGCCGCGACGAGCACGCCTACGGGCTGTGCCGCATCCACACGGTCGGTGCGGTGAGCGCCTCGTGA
- a CDS encoding DUF3107 domain-containing protein, which translates to MEIRIGIANTGRELNFDTNEPAADVKKSVAAALDAGATHVTFADAKGNSYIVPTAALAYIELGSEESRRVGFVA; encoded by the coding sequence GTGGAGATCCGCATCGGCATCGCGAACACCGGCCGCGAGCTCAACTTCGACACGAACGAGCCGGCGGCCGACGTGAAGAAGTCCGTCGCCGCAGCGCTCGACGCCGGCGCCACGCACGTGACGTTCGCCGACGCCAAGGGCAACTCGTACATCGTCCCCACCGCGGCACTGGCCTACATCGAGCTCGGCTCCGAGGAATCCCGCCGCGTCGGCTTCGTGGCCTGA
- a CDS encoding phosphotransferase, with protein MARSPLTLAASVTSALPRVGVVGVGALTEGSTGRYDAAVADLDDGRRVVVRVPADASAAPELAAEARALRALTPGVRGLLPFRAPELLGEAGLGDSRVVVVDFLPGYRVDAAHLPAGRGAATSLGAALAALHALPHSIVKGEGLPARTPPQVRADVTRLIDRAVATRRLPVSLARRWHRAADSDDLWRFESAVVLGGAGAASFLFEDLDGVPTVTGLLEWHGLSIGDPATDLQWLASAPDAADDVYAAYVAGSGRAPDARTRERARLYAELEFAKWLVHGHDADRDDIVADAVELLESLATGVAGDDIVSDDALDVDDAIALLERTPGPVAPTVDTSMHTDAYDPEELAQWVAEEQSDTHDTPDPVPDVAPHPSDDVSTAPIALPVRSAAPFGSPATTDGDAGTDAAAEAERASEAALRRWRAE; from the coding sequence ATGGCACGCTCACCCCTCACTCTAGCCGCGTCGGTCACGTCGGCTCTGCCTCGGGTCGGGGTCGTCGGCGTCGGGGCCCTCACGGAGGGGTCGACCGGTCGCTACGACGCCGCGGTCGCCGACCTCGACGACGGGCGACGCGTCGTCGTGCGCGTTCCCGCCGATGCCTCGGCCGCGCCGGAGCTCGCCGCCGAAGCGCGCGCCCTCCGCGCCCTCACGCCGGGCGTTCGCGGCCTGCTCCCCTTCCGCGCGCCGGAGCTGCTCGGAGAGGCCGGCCTCGGCGACTCGCGGGTCGTGGTCGTCGATTTCCTTCCCGGCTACCGGGTCGATGCCGCGCACCTGCCGGCCGGACGTGGCGCGGCGACCTCGCTGGGTGCGGCGCTCGCCGCGCTGCACGCCCTCCCCCACTCGATCGTGAAGGGCGAAGGGCTTCCGGCCCGCACCCCGCCCCAGGTGCGCGCCGACGTCACGCGGCTGATCGATCGCGCCGTCGCGACGCGCCGGCTCCCGGTGAGCCTCGCCCGCCGCTGGCATCGCGCAGCGGATTCCGACGACCTCTGGCGCTTCGAGTCGGCCGTCGTGCTCGGCGGGGCGGGCGCGGCCTCCTTCCTGTTCGAGGATCTCGACGGCGTGCCGACCGTCACGGGCCTGCTCGAATGGCATGGACTGTCGATCGGCGACCCGGCCACGGACCTGCAGTGGCTCGCGTCGGCGCCCGACGCGGCCGACGACGTCTACGCCGCCTACGTGGCGGGCAGCGGCCGTGCGCCCGACGCCCGCACCCGCGAGCGCGCACGCCTGTACGCGGAGCTCGAGTTCGCGAAGTGGCTGGTGCACGGGCACGACGCCGACCGCGACGACATCGTCGCCGACGCCGTCGAGCTGCTCGAGTCACTGGCGACGGGCGTCGCCGGTGACGACATCGTGTCGGACGACGCCCTCGACGTCGACGACGCCATCGCGCTGCTGGAGCGGACGCCGGGCCCCGTCGCGCCGACCGTCGACACGTCGATGCACACCGACGCGTACGACCCCGAAGAGCTCGCGCAGTGGGTCGCCGAAGAGCAGTCCGATACCCACGACACCCCCGATCCGGTTCCCGATGTCGCACCGCACCCGTCGGATGACGTCTCCACGGCGCCGATCGCGTTGCCGGTCCGGTCTGCCGCGCCGTTCGGCTCGCCGGCGACGACCGACGGCGATGCCGGCACGGATGCCGCAGCCGAGGCGGAACGTGCGTCCGAAGCGGCACTGCGCCGCTGGCGGGCCGAGTGA